One genomic segment of Pandoraea sputorum includes these proteins:
- a CDS encoding DNA topoisomerase IV subunit B: MSKKNTPAQYSEASIKVLKGLEPVKQRPGMYTRTENPLHIIQEVIDNASDEALGGYGKQILVTLNKDGSVSVEDDGRGIPVGIHPEEGVPVVEIVFTRLHAGGKFDKAAGGAYTFSGGLHGVGVSVTNALATRLAVTVWRDGQVSELEFADGGNVSVALHSRASQRGEKKSGTRVTVWPDAKYFDSPALPLGELQRLLRSKAVLLPGVRVTLRQEKNGEEQTWFYEHGLRGYLVESLGGAEPLIPLFEGERFAEGDEDSFAEGEGAAWVVAWTEDGAQVRESYVNLIPTPAGGTHESGLREGLFQAVRGFIELHNLQPKGVKLLPEDVFSRVSFVLSAKVLDPQFQGQIKERLNSRDAVRLVSSFTRPALELWLNHHVEHGKKLAELVIRQAQARTRAGQKIEKKKSSGVAVLPGKLTDCETEDITRNELFLVEGDSAGGSAKMGRDKEFQAILPLRGKVLNTWETERDRLFANNEVHDIAVAIGVDPHGANDTPDLSNLRYGKICILSDADVDGSHIQVLLLTLFFRHFPQLIATGHVYVARPPLYRVDAPARGKKPAQKLYALDEGELEAILDKLRKDGVRESAWSISRFKGLGEMSAEQLWETTMNPDTRRLSPVALGHLDFDATVARMNMLMGKGEAAQRRSWLEAKGNEVEADI, translated from the coding sequence ATGTCGAAAAAAAATACGCCTGCCCAGTACAGCGAAGCGTCCATCAAGGTCCTGAAGGGCCTTGAGCCGGTCAAGCAGCGCCCGGGCATGTACACCCGCACCGAGAATCCGCTGCACATCATTCAGGAAGTCATCGACAATGCTTCGGATGAAGCGCTGGGCGGTTACGGCAAGCAGATTCTCGTTACCCTGAACAAAGACGGTTCGGTCAGCGTCGAGGACGACGGCCGTGGCATTCCTGTTGGCATTCACCCGGAAGAGGGGGTGCCGGTCGTCGAAATCGTGTTCACTCGCCTGCACGCTGGGGGCAAGTTCGATAAGGCCGCTGGCGGCGCTTATACCTTCTCAGGCGGCTTGCACGGCGTTGGCGTGTCAGTGACCAATGCCCTGGCGACCCGGCTTGCCGTGACGGTCTGGCGCGATGGCCAGGTCTCGGAACTCGAATTCGCAGACGGCGGTAACGTCAGCGTTGCGCTTCACTCGCGTGCGTCGCAACGCGGCGAGAAGAAGAGCGGTACGCGCGTGACCGTCTGGCCGGATGCCAAGTACTTCGACAGCCCGGCATTGCCGCTGGGCGAACTGCAGCGTCTGCTGCGCTCGAAGGCAGTGTTGCTGCCGGGCGTGCGCGTCACGCTGCGTCAGGAAAAGAACGGCGAAGAGCAGACGTGGTTCTACGAGCACGGTCTGCGTGGCTATCTCGTCGAATCGCTGGGCGGTGCAGAGCCGCTGATTCCGCTCTTCGAAGGCGAGCGCTTTGCCGAGGGTGACGAAGACAGCTTTGCGGAAGGCGAAGGCGCTGCATGGGTCGTGGCCTGGACGGAAGATGGCGCGCAGGTCCGCGAGTCCTACGTCAACCTGATTCCCACGCCTGCTGGCGGCACCCACGAATCGGGGTTGCGTGAAGGCTTGTTCCAGGCGGTGCGCGGCTTTATCGAATTGCACAACCTTCAGCCCAAGGGCGTGAAGTTGCTGCCCGAAGACGTGTTCTCTCGCGTGTCGTTCGTGCTCTCCGCGAAGGTGCTCGATCCGCAGTTCCAGGGACAGATCAAGGAACGTCTGAATAGTCGCGACGCCGTGCGGCTCGTGTCGTCGTTCACGCGCCCCGCGTTGGAGCTGTGGCTCAACCATCATGTCGAGCATGGCAAGAAGCTCGCCGAACTCGTGATTCGTCAGGCTCAGGCCCGCACGCGTGCAGGCCAGAAGATCGAAAAGAAGAAGAGTTCGGGTGTGGCCGTTTTGCCGGGCAAACTGACCGATTGCGAGACGGAAGACATCACCCGCAATGAACTGTTTCTGGTCGAGGGGGACTCTGCCGGCGGCTCGGCGAAGATGGGCCGCGACAAGGAATTTCAGGCGATTCTGCCGCTGCGCGGCAAGGTCCTCAATACGTGGGAGACCGAGCGCGACCGCCTGTTCGCCAACAATGAAGTGCACGACATCGCGGTGGCGATCGGCGTCGACCCGCACGGTGCGAACGATACGCCCGATCTGTCCAATCTGCGTTACGGCAAGATCTGTATCCTCTCCGATGCCGACGTCGACGGTTCGCACATTCAGGTGCTGCTGCTGACGTTGTTCTTCCGTCACTTCCCGCAACTCATCGCCACGGGGCACGTGTACGTGGCGCGTCCGCCGCTGTATCGCGTCGATGCGCCTGCACGCGGCAAGAAGCCGGCGCAGAAGCTCTACGCACTGGACGAAGGCGAACTCGAAGCCATTCTCGACAAGCTGCGCAAGGACGGTGTGCGCGAAAGCGCATGGTCCATCAGCCGCTTCAAGGGGCTGGGCGAGATGAGTGCCGAACAGCTTTGGGAAACGACGATGAATCCCGACACGCGCCGTCTGAGCCCGGTGGCGCTTGGCCATCTGGATTTCGACGCGACCGTGGCGCGCATGAACATGCTCATGGGCAAGGGCGAGGCGGCACAACGCCGTAGCTGGCTTGAAGCCAAGGGCAATGAAGTGGAAGCCGACATCTGA
- a CDS encoding ATP-binding cassette domain-containing protein, whose protein sequence is MALYSITGAQLAFGHLALLDNADFSLEAGERVGLIGRNGAGKSSLLKIVAGITAPDDGLVARQAGLHTVYVQQEPEFDPEQSVFDAVALGLGESHVLLSEYDRTAEALSVAPEGAEHDALLARLNSLQSSLDAADAWQLKTRVETTIAQLGLDGHARVGALSGGMQKRVSLAQAWVAKPDVLLLDEPTNHLDFDAIRWLEELLVGYRGALLFITHDRSFLDRVATRIVELDRGRLLSYPGNFTQYQERKAEQLEIERVENAKFDKLLAQEEVWIRKGVEARRTRSVSRIERLKTMRNERAERREQQGNVRMDVAQAEKSGKIVAELTNVTKAYGGRTIVRDFSATLMRGDKVGLVGPNGVGKTTMLKLILGEITPDSGQIRVGTNLQVAYFDQMRAQLDPERSLLDTISPGSDWIEINGARKHVMSYLGDFLFSPERARSPVKSLSGGERNRLLLARLFARPANVLVLDEPTNDLDIPTLELLEELLEEYSGTVFLVSHDRTFLDNVVTSVIAAEGDGNWREYVGGFTDWQVQSERSAALAAQRAPVDEAPKESAAAPKRGTNRTVKLSYKEQRELDGLPERIASLENEQKDAAAKIEDGSIFVKDPAAGAALSERFEAIELELLEALERWEVLEAKQRGENT, encoded by the coding sequence ATGGCCTTGTATTCCATCACCGGCGCCCAATTGGCGTTCGGTCACCTGGCATTGCTCGACAATGCCGATTTTTCGCTCGAAGCCGGTGAGCGCGTCGGACTTATCGGACGCAATGGCGCCGGTAAGTCCTCGCTGCTCAAGATCGTGGCGGGCATTACCGCGCCGGACGATGGCCTGGTGGCTCGTCAAGCCGGTTTGCACACTGTCTACGTGCAACAGGAGCCCGAGTTCGATCCCGAGCAGTCCGTGTTCGATGCCGTGGCGCTCGGCCTCGGCGAGTCGCACGTGTTGCTCTCCGAATACGACCGCACCGCGGAAGCGCTGTCGGTGGCACCGGAAGGCGCAGAACACGACGCGCTGCTCGCCCGCCTGAACAGCCTGCAATCGTCACTGGATGCTGCCGATGCGTGGCAGTTGAAGACCCGCGTGGAGACGACGATCGCGCAACTCGGACTCGACGGTCACGCGCGCGTGGGGGCGCTGTCCGGTGGGATGCAAAAACGCGTTTCGCTCGCGCAGGCATGGGTTGCCAAACCGGACGTCCTGCTGCTTGACGAACCGACCAACCACCTCGATTTCGACGCCATCCGCTGGCTTGAGGAGTTGCTCGTCGGCTATCGCGGCGCGCTGCTCTTCATCACCCATGATCGGAGCTTCCTCGACCGCGTGGCCACACGCATCGTCGAACTCGATCGCGGGCGTTTGCTCTCCTATCCCGGCAACTTCACGCAGTATCAGGAGCGCAAAGCCGAACAGCTTGAAATCGAGCGCGTAGAGAATGCGAAGTTCGACAAGCTGCTCGCGCAGGAAGAAGTGTGGATCCGCAAGGGCGTCGAGGCTCGCCGCACGCGCAGCGTGTCACGTATCGAGCGTCTGAAGACGATGCGCAACGAGCGCGCGGAACGTCGTGAGCAGCAGGGCAACGTGCGCATGGACGTGGCGCAGGCCGAGAAGTCCGGCAAGATCGTGGCTGAACTCACTAACGTGACGAAGGCGTACGGTGGACGCACCATCGTGCGTGACTTCTCGGCGACGCTCATGCGCGGCGATAAGGTCGGTCTGGTCGGCCCGAACGGTGTGGGCAAGACGACGATGCTCAAGTTGATCCTCGGCGAAATCACGCCGGACAGCGGGCAAATTCGCGTCGGCACGAACCTCCAGGTCGCGTACTTCGATCAGATGCGCGCGCAGCTCGATCCCGAACGCAGCCTGCTCGATACCATTAGCCCGGGCAGCGACTGGATCGAAATCAATGGCGCGCGCAAGCACGTCATGAGCTATCTCGGCGACTTCCTTTTCTCGCCCGAGCGTGCCCGCTCTCCGGTGAAATCGTTGTCGGGCGGTGAGCGAAATCGTCTGTTGCTGGCCCGTCTGTTTGCGCGTCCGGCCAACGTGCTGGTGCTTGACGAACCGACCAACGACCTCGACATCCCGACGCTCGAATTGCTCGAAGAACTGCTGGAGGAATACTCCGGCACCGTGTTCCTCGTGAGCCACGACCGGACGTTCCTCGACAATGTCGTGACGTCGGTGATCGCGGCCGAAGGCGACGGCAACTGGCGCGAATACGTAGGCGGTTTCACCGACTGGCAAGTGCAGAGCGAGCGCTCGGCGGCGCTCGCTGCGCAGCGTGCACCGGTGGACGAAGCACCGAAGGAATCGGCGGCAGCGCCCAAGCGCGGCACGAACCGCACCGTCAAGCTCAGCTACAAGGAGCAGCGTGAACTGGACGGACTGCCGGAGCGTATTGCCTCGCTGGAAAACGAGCAGAAGGACGCCGCAGCGAAGATCGAAGACGGTTCGATCTTTGTGAAAGATCCGGCTGCGGGTGCGGCGCTGTCCGAACGTTTCGAAGCGATTGAACTGGAATTGCTCGAAGCGCTCGAACGCTGGGAAGTGCTTGAAGCCAAGCAGCGCGGCGAGAATACGTGA
- a CDS encoding GNAT family N-acetyltransferase, producing MEWMCKSFDELGSALLYRILAARNAVFVVEQQCPYQDIDGRDPYSLHLVAQVRDSANPASDLRIAAYLRLLPPGLAYDEASIGRVITAASHRGTGLGRELLARAVAIAEAQWPTAAVRIGAQAHLEAFYGGFGFVKASEPYDEDGIMHIEMVRPAVKPQ from the coding sequence ATGGAATGGATGTGCAAGTCGTTCGATGAACTGGGCAGCGCGCTGCTTTACCGAATCCTCGCCGCACGCAACGCGGTATTCGTGGTCGAGCAGCAGTGCCCGTATCAGGACATCGACGGTCGCGATCCGTACAGCCTTCATCTGGTCGCACAAGTGCGCGACAGCGCGAACCCGGCAAGCGACCTGAGAATCGCAGCGTATTTGCGACTTCTGCCGCCCGGGCTGGCCTACGACGAAGCATCCATCGGACGCGTGATCACCGCCGCTTCGCATCGCGGCACCGGTCTCGGTCGCGAGCTGCTGGCGCGGGCGGTGGCGATTGCCGAAGCGCAATGGCCGACCGCTGCGGTGCGTATCGGCGCGCAGGCGCATCTGGAGGCGTTTTATGGCGGGTTCGGCTTCGTCAAGGCGAGTGAGCCGTATGACGAAGACGGCATCATGCACATCGAAATGGTGCGCCCCGCAGTGAAGCCACAGTAG